In a genomic window of Demequina muriae:
- the ftsX gene encoding permease-like cell division protein FtsX — MRIRFILGEVASGLRRNSTMALSVVLVTFVSLTFVGAAALTQMQVQQLRDAWYGEVEVSIFLCPENSLYEQCAAGPVSPDQEDDIRGVLEEGSVADIVDEVYYETREEVFENIVGADETGVYSQLEPADLGPVFRVKLTDPEQFQVVADATEGLPGVEEVNDQREVFDELFRFLNAATFIAAGLAAVMMLAAVLLITTTIRLSALSRRRETTIMRMVGSSKSLIQMPFMLEGAVAATLGAVLAIGGLYLSARYFIEDWLHGSIAWVDYVGRDDVWTVAPWLLAIAVGLAALASLATLGRYTRA, encoded by the coding sequence ATGAGAATCCGGTTCATCCTCGGCGAGGTCGCGAGCGGCCTGCGCCGCAACTCGACCATGGCGCTGTCCGTGGTGCTCGTGACGTTCGTGTCGCTGACGTTCGTGGGCGCCGCCGCGCTCACCCAGATGCAGGTGCAGCAGCTGCGCGACGCCTGGTACGGCGAGGTCGAGGTGTCGATCTTCCTGTGCCCCGAGAACTCTCTGTACGAACAGTGCGCCGCCGGGCCCGTCTCGCCTGACCAGGAGGACGACATCCGTGGCGTGCTCGAGGAGGGCTCCGTCGCGGACATCGTCGACGAGGTCTACTACGAGACCCGCGAAGAGGTGTTCGAGAACATCGTCGGCGCCGATGAGACCGGCGTGTACTCGCAGCTGGAGCCCGCAGACCTGGGCCCCGTGTTCCGCGTCAAGCTCACCGACCCGGAGCAGTTCCAGGTCGTGGCGGACGCCACCGAGGGCCTGCCGGGCGTCGAAGAGGTCAACGACCAGCGCGAGGTGTTCGACGAGCTGTTCCGCTTCCTCAACGCCGCCACGTTCATCGCCGCCGGGCTGGCCGCGGTCATGATGCTCGCGGCCGTCCTGCTCATCACCACCACCATCCGGCTCAGCGCGCTCAGCAGGCGGCGCGAGACCACCATCATGCGCATGGTCGGCTCCTCGAAGAGCCTGATCCAGATGCCGTTCATGCTCGAGGGCGCCGTCGCCGCCACGCTGGGGGCCGTCCTCGCGATCGGTGGGCTGTATCTCTCGGCCCGCTACTTCATCGAGGACTGGCTGCACGGCTCGATCGCGTGGGTCGACTACGTGGGCCGCGATGACGTCTGGACCGTGGCGCCATGGCTGCTCGCGATCGCCGTGGGCCTCGCTGCCCTCGCCTCGTTGGCGACGCTGGGAAGGTACACGCGCGCATGA
- a CDS encoding peptidoglycan DD-metalloendopeptidase family protein, with protein MTRTRRLSALVVAILVAAIFGGYAVGASALSPQGLPQASSDDYQDDIDATERERRAAERRAEQLEHELENTDARIVEADEELRALEGELPALEEQLEDAERRVEAAIIEQGIVQDKLDSAEAQDRAISEQIAEDEERTASLEALVAAIARETYKGNDNSAGLAIVFGSSDTQDFVDEYTAQQSATRVQSNALGELEEIAAVNRNRGARQDAVREYIGELKAEIDALVIQLDEAREVAQEARDEVQALLDEQEELRAYLESQRAAFVAQQEENEALQQQLRNEVLTLYSKKREAEEQEAERARKRAEANNSKPSSGLTKGSLAFPTKVPYKTSSFGMRQHPIYNYMRLHAGTDLRAYCGTPIYASAAGTVEWATYKPGYGNQVLIDHGIIGGKSVITNYNHFSRFAVGGGQRVARGDLIGYSGSTGSSTACHLHFEVYVSGSVVNPETLLPNFP; from the coding sequence ATGACTCGGACTCGCAGGCTCTCGGCCCTCGTCGTGGCGATCCTCGTCGCGGCGATCTTCGGCGGCTATGCCGTGGGCGCATCGGCGCTGTCCCCGCAGGGGCTCCCGCAGGCGTCCTCCGACGACTACCAGGACGACATCGATGCCACCGAGCGCGAGCGCAGGGCGGCGGAGCGTCGCGCCGAGCAGCTCGAGCACGAGCTCGAGAACACCGACGCGCGCATCGTCGAGGCCGACGAGGAGCTGCGTGCTCTCGAGGGCGAGCTCCCCGCGCTCGAGGAGCAGCTCGAGGACGCCGAACGGCGCGTCGAGGCCGCCATCATCGAGCAGGGCATCGTCCAGGACAAGCTGGACTCCGCCGAGGCGCAGGACCGCGCCATCTCCGAGCAGATCGCGGAGGACGAGGAGCGCACGGCCTCTCTCGAGGCGCTCGTCGCCGCGATCGCGCGCGAGACCTACAAGGGCAATGACAACTCGGCGGGGCTCGCCATCGTCTTCGGCTCGTCCGACACCCAGGACTTCGTGGACGAGTACACGGCCCAGCAGTCTGCGACACGGGTGCAGAGCAACGCGCTCGGCGAACTCGAGGAGATCGCGGCCGTCAACCGCAACCGCGGCGCGCGTCAGGACGCGGTGCGCGAGTACATCGGCGAGCTCAAGGCGGAGATCGATGCGCTCGTCATTCAGCTCGACGAGGCGCGCGAGGTCGCCCAGGAGGCGCGTGACGAGGTGCAGGCGCTGCTCGACGAGCAGGAGGAGCTGCGTGCGTATCTCGAGTCTCAGCGAGCCGCGTTCGTCGCACAGCAGGAGGAGAACGAGGCGCTGCAGCAGCAGCTCCGCAACGAGGTCCTGACGCTGTACTCGAAGAAGCGCGAGGCGGAGGAGCAGGAGGCAGAGAGGGCCCGCAAGCGCGCCGAGGCCAACAACTCCAAGCCCAGCAGTGGGCTCACCAAGGGCTCGTTGGCCTTCCCCACCAAGGTGCCGTACAAGACGTCGTCGTTCGGCATGCGTCAGCACCCGATCTACAACTACATGCGCCTGCACGCCGGCACCGACCTGCGCGCCTACTGCGGCACCCCGATCTACGCCTCCGCCGCCGGCACCGTCGAATGGGCCACCTACAAGCCGGGCTACGGCAACCAGGTCCTGATCGATCACGGGATCATCGGCGGCAAGTCCGTCATCACGAACTACAACCACTTCTCGCGGTTCGCCGTGGGCGGTGGTCAGCGGGTGGCCCGAGGGGACCTGATCGGCTACTCGGGCTCCACCGGCTCCTCGACGGCGTGCCACCTGCACTTCGAGGTGTACGTGAGCGGCAGTGTCGTGAATCCCGAGACGCTGCTCCCGAACTTCCCGTAG
- the ftsE gene encoding cell division ATP-binding protein FtsE, protein MIRLDNVSKVYTRGARPALDNVSVEIERGDFVFLVGSSGSGKSTFLKLILREERSTAGDVFVAGRHLNKLSSWRVPHLRREIGAVFQDFRLLPNKTVYQNVAFALQVIGKSKRDIQTNVPEMLELVGLAGKERRLPHELSGGEQQRVAIARAFVNHPPILLCDEPTGNLDPGTSVGIMRLLDRINRTGTTVLMATHDDEIVDQMRKRVIELKGGHLVRDQDRGVYGLETV, encoded by the coding sequence ATGATTCGACTCGATAACGTCAGCAAGGTCTACACGCGCGGAGCGAGGCCTGCCCTCGACAACGTCTCCGTGGAGATCGAGCGCGGCGACTTCGTCTTCCTCGTGGGATCGTCGGGGTCCGGCAAGTCGACCTTCCTGAAGCTCATCCTGCGCGAGGAGCGCTCGACCGCGGGCGACGTGTTCGTCGCGGGCAGGCACCTCAACAAGCTGTCGAGCTGGCGCGTGCCGCACCTGCGCCGCGAGATCGGCGCGGTGTTCCAGGACTTCCGCCTGCTGCCCAACAAGACCGTGTATCAGAACGTCGCGTTCGCGCTGCAGGTGATCGGCAAGTCCAAGCGCGACATCCAGACCAACGTGCCCGAGATGCTCGAGCTGGTGGGACTGGCGGGCAAGGAGCGCCGGCTGCCGCACGAGCTGTCGGGCGGTGAGCAGCAGCGCGTCGCGATCGCGCGCGCATTCGTCAACCACCCGCCGATCCTCCTGTGCGACGAGCCCACGGGCAACCTCGACCCCGGCACGTCCGTGGGCATCATGCGCCTGCTGGACCGCATCAACCGCACCGGCACCACGGTGCTGATGGCGACGCACGACGACGAGATCGTTGACCAGATGCGCAAGCGCGTGATCGAGCTCAAGGGCGGTCACCTCGTGCGCGACCAGGACCGTGGCGTGTACGGCCTGGAGACGGTGTGA
- a CDS encoding DUF1801 domain-containing protein, whose protein sequence is MPPDVEAAIADYPDAVRDRILELRRLVWEVAAADPAIEPVLETLKWGQPSYLPARPRIGTTVRIDRIGRGTDVALFTHCQTSLVDEFRAAHGDLLAHDGTRAIVVPAGGPIPRDELREHIRSALLYHRR, encoded by the coding sequence GTGCCTCCCGACGTCGAGGCGGCCATCGCCGACTACCCGGACGCGGTGCGCGACCGGATCCTCGAGCTTCGCCGCCTGGTGTGGGAGGTTGCTGCCGCCGACCCCGCGATCGAGCCCGTGCTCGAGACGCTGAAGTGGGGGCAGCCCAGCTACCTGCCCGCACGGCCGCGCATCGGGACGACGGTGAGGATCGACCGCATCGGCCGCGGCACGGACGTCGCGCTCTTCACCCACTGTCAGACGAGCCTCGTCGACGAGTTCCGCGCCGCTCATGGCGACCTGCTCGCTCACGACGGCACGCGCGCGATCGTGGTTCCCGCAGGCGGGCCGATCCCTCGGGACGAACTGCGGGAGCACATCCGCTCGGCCCTGCTGTATCACCGGCGCTGA
- the prfB gene encoding peptide chain release factor 2: MATDFPAEISALRSTFEQIEAVTDPDTLRSQLSELEDQAGSPDLWDDQDHAQAVTQKLSNTKAELDRLGSFRQRIDDLEVLVEMAVEGNDAETLAEADAELTKLRADLSAMEVRTLMTGEWDERNAVVTIRSGAGGDDATDFAEMLLRMYLRWAERHGYATKVLDTSYAEGAGIKSATFEIQAPYAFGIMSVEAGTHRLARISPFGSADKRQTSFAAVEVIPLIEGTDHIEVPETDIKVDVFRSSGPGGQSVNTTDSAVRITHLPTGLVVSMQDEKSQIQNRAAAMRVLQSRLLLLKKEQEAAQKKELAGDIKASWGDQMRSYFLYGQQLVKDLRTGHEVGNPQAVFDGDLDGFIDAGIRWRRQQVSDS; encoded by the coding sequence GTGGCTACTGACTTCCCTGCAGAGATCTCCGCGCTGCGGTCGACCTTCGAACAGATCGAGGCCGTGACCGACCCCGACACGCTGCGCTCGCAGCTGAGCGAGCTCGAGGACCAGGCCGGGTCGCCCGACCTGTGGGACGACCAGGACCATGCCCAGGCGGTCACGCAGAAGCTCAGCAACACCAAGGCGGAGCTCGACCGGCTGGGCTCCTTCCGCCAGCGCATCGATGACCTCGAGGTCCTCGTGGAGATGGCGGTCGAAGGCAACGACGCCGAGACGCTCGCCGAGGCGGACGCCGAGCTCACCAAGCTGCGCGCCGACCTCTCGGCGATGGAGGTGCGCACCCTCATGACGGGGGAGTGGGACGAGCGCAACGCCGTCGTCACCATCCGTTCCGGCGCTGGGGGAGACGACGCGACCGACTTCGCCGAGATGCTGCTCCGCATGTACCTGCGCTGGGCGGAGCGCCACGGCTACGCCACCAAGGTGCTCGACACCTCCTACGCCGAAGGCGCCGGGATCAAGTCGGCCACGTTCGAGATCCAGGCGCCGTACGCGTTCGGCATCATGTCGGTCGAGGCCGGCACCCATCGCCTCGCGCGGATCAGCCCCTTCGGCTCCGCCGACAAGCGTCAGACGAGCTTCGCCGCCGTCGAGGTGATCCCGCTCATCGAGGGCACGGACCACATCGAGGTGCCGGAGACCGACATCAAGGTCGACGTCTTCCGGTCCTCCGGCCCAGGCGGTCAGTCCGTCAACACCACCGACTCCGCGGTGCGCATCACGCACCTGCCGACCGGGCTCGTGGTGTCGATGCAGGATGAGAAGAGCCAGATCCAGAACCGCGCCGCCGCGATGCGGGTGCTGCAGTCGCGGCTGCTCCTGCTCAAGAAGGAGCAGGAGGCCGCGCAGAAGAAGGAGCTCGCAGGCGACATCAAGGCGAGCTGGGGCGACCAGATGCGCTCCTACTTCCTCTACGGTCAGCAGCTGGTCAAGGACCTGCGCACGGGACACGAGGTGGGGAACCCGCAGGCGGTGTTCGACGGCGACCTCGACGGGTTCATCGACGCGGGCATCCGCTGGCGACGTCAGCAGGTCAGCGACAGCTGA
- the smpB gene encoding SsrA-binding protein SmpB, translated as MADEQKIVATNRSARHDYFIDKTYEAGIVLQGTEVKALRAGRAAIGEGYIYVDNNEAWLENIHIPEYAQGTWTNHAPRRRRKLLLHHTELDELMIKTREKGFTIVPLRLYFVKGRAKVEIGIGRGKKLYDKRQTLRQKQDDREAQRAMSLRRNT; from the coding sequence ATGGCAGACGAGCAGAAGATCGTCGCGACCAACAGGTCGGCGCGCCACGACTACTTCATCGACAAGACCTACGAGGCCGGCATCGTGCTCCAGGGCACTGAGGTCAAGGCACTCCGCGCGGGCCGTGCGGCCATCGGCGAGGGCTACATCTACGTCGACAACAACGAGGCCTGGCTCGAGAACATCCACATTCCCGAGTACGCGCAGGGGACGTGGACCAACCACGCGCCGCGGCGACGTCGCAAGCTGCTGCTGCACCACACCGAGCTCGACGAGCTGATGATCAAGACGCGCGAGAAGGGCTTCACGATCGTGCCGCTGCGGCTGTACTTCGTGAAGGGCCGCGCGAAGGTCGAGATCGGCATCGGGCGAGGCAAGAAGCTGTACGACAAGCGCCAGACGCTGCGCCAGAAGCAGGACGACCGTGAGGCTCAGCGGGCCATGAGCCTGCGCCGCAACACCTAG